The following are encoded together in the Rhizoctonia solani chromosome 10, complete sequence genome:
- a CDS encoding alpha/beta hydrolase family protein yields the protein MATLPPARVILCGHSMGGLLTAEVAFAAPPGRVIGLISFDVPFLGVHPHVVLSGIASLFKKKEGKDEAEVNDPQHVEIVPKEAGRPYLQGSDSSMSVGLGASTSSLPTPNLDRSPTPSTGSPLLSPPTHPSRGALNSASPFAESLHLSGPSAPVRVVSPRLEQAFETFGLGPIPQSVHNVVHFLDKHWGFSGIKDWIVQIFEFGGCLLDPQGLINRYEKMQAWGSDETAGPYGRGWVNLWTVTVPKRRGDMPGWHASLPDDEDREAALSEAMNLSTMISDETKQNGLSPRPSVSSTGASSIQSSVSRTDTLITTQSTTPSEFTQSSKRSDDIKTALEGLQAQMAMESTTKEEKSALKEKEKELKSQQKSLEKEEKVARKEEERRTKDAERQAKKEAKERQKALDAATKRAREADKIDSPHHFVVLPRKGTDQNWICIPVAGADSEVTAHCGLFFREENHEYDRMVTDVGNIVRGFWDGDGGMRHMKLTS from the exons ATGGCCACACTTCCTCCAGCCCGCGTGATCCTGTGCGGCCATTCAATGGGTGGTCTTCTAACAGCAGAAGTTGCGTTCGCAGCTCCTCCTGGTCGAGTTATCGGCTTAATTTCGTTCGATGTTCCGTTCCTTGGAGTGCATCCACATGTTGTATTAAG TGGTATTGCCTCATTATTTAAGAAGAAAGAAGGCAAGGATGAAGCCGAAGTCAACGATCCGCAGCATGTCGAAATAGTTCCTAAGGAAGCTGGGAGACCTTATCTTCAAG GCTCAGACAGTAGTATGAGTGTGGGCCTTGGGGCATCTACAAGTTCGCTTCCTACTCCCAACCTCGATCGATCTCCAACGCCCTCAACCGGCTCACCGTTGCTTAGCCCTCCAACCCATCCATCACGCGGTGCTCTCAATTCCGCCTCCCCCTTCGCTGAATCACTTCATCTTAGTGGGCCTAGTGCACCTGTCCGCGTGGTCTCTCCTAGACTCGAACAAGCTTTCGAGACTTTTGGTCTCGgtcctattccccaatccgtACACAACGTGGTCCATTTCCTCGACAAACACTGGGGATTTTCGGGTATCAAGGACTGGATCGTTCAAATTTTTGAATTCGGAGGATGTTTGTTGGATCCACAGGGATTAATAAACCGGTATGAGAAGATGCAAGCGTGGGGGTCGGACGAAACGGCTGGACCATATGGTAGAGGGTGGGTTAACTTGTGGACGGTCACCGTTCCAAAACGAAGGGGCGATATGCCTGGCTGGCACGCCTCACTGCCGGATGACGAGGATCGTGAAGCGGCTCTTTCTGAAGCTATGAACTTGTCGACGATGATCAGCGACGAGACAAAGCAGAATGGTTTGTCCCCCAGACCATCAGTGTCATCGACTGGGGCGAGCTCCATTCAATCAAGCGTATCCCGAACTGATACTCTAATAACCACGCAATCGACTACGCCATCCGAATTTACCCAATCTAGCAAGAGGAGTGATGATATCAAAACAGCCCTAGAGGGACTCCAGGCCCAAATGGCTATGGAATCAACgacaaaagaagaaaaatcTGCCCTCAAAgagaaggaaaaggaacTCAAGTcccagcagaagtctttggaGAAGGAGGAAAAGGTCGCGCGaaaggaggaagaacgcCGGACCAAGGATGCTGAACGCCAGGCAAAGAAAGAGGCCAAAGAACGGCAAAAAGCTTTAGACGCAGCGACCAAGCGTGCACGAGAGGCTGATAAGATTGATTCGCCACACCACTTTGTTGTTCTGCCCCGAAAGGGTACTGATCAGAACTGGATATGCATACCTGTCGCAGGCGCAGATAGCGAAGTAACTGCGCACTGTGGCTTATTCTTCCGAGAGGAAAACCATGAGTATGATAGAATGGTGACCGACGTTGGAAACATTGTTCGGGGCTTTTGGGATGGTGATGGAGGGATGAGGCACATGAAACTTACTTCGTAG